The genomic region CCAAAGCAGAGAAGCCCCCAGCTTCTCAGCTTTCTCCTTGGAGATTTTGTCCAGATTGTAGGCAATCCCGGTTTGCCCGATATCATAGGGAACAGCCGACAGTTTACCATCAGTGATATTTCTCAAGGTATCGATCATTACGGGCATGACATTTTTCAAGTTGGGAATCTTGCGCTCATCCAGCACCGAATTGAAACCAAGATCCTTGTAACGTAGATAATCGTAAACAGCGCTCAGGTGGGCGATGTTAAATTCGCCACCCGGGGGGAAGGAGGCCTTAACCTGGGTCAGGAAGGCATCCATTCCGGTAAAGGTAGCGTCGATAACCTTGGTGCCAGTTGCCTTGGTAAAAGGATCGAAGGCATACTGGCGCAGCGCTTTGGAGGTAGTCCCTCCCCAGGAGTGAACCGTTATCGAGTCCCTGGCGAAAGCATTTTTTGCCAGGCCGAAGGGGCCACCTACGATCCCCACAGCTGCTCCTGCGATCCCCAAATATTTTACGAAATCGCGACGCGAGAGCTTACCCTCCTGGTAGCATTCATACATCTGGTCCAGGTTTTTTTTCATCTTGTCCTTCATTTTAAACCTCCTTGTAAAAGTTAAAGATTACCTGGCGCAGTACACATCAGGCCAACGCCAGACGGGAAGCCCATTAGCTCCCCCTGGCAAACCTTCTGGACAAATATCCCGCTGCCAACGGCAGGGAGATGGTCAAAACAATCATGACGGTGCCAAGGGCGTTGATTTCCGGACTGATCGAATTCCTCAGCATGCCGAAGATCTTTACCGGCACGGTCTGCTGCGACGCCGTCGCCCAGAACAAGGTGGCGGTGACATCATCGAAAGAGATAGTGAATGAAAACAACATCCCGGCAAAAATTGCCGGCGACAGTAGCGGAAAGGTGACAGACAGAAAGGTCTGAAAGGGACTCGCCCCGAGGGAGAGAGAAGCTTCTTCATACTCCTTTTTAATTCCGACCATCCGTGCCTGAACGACCAGCATCACATAGGGGAGAGTCAGCACTACATGACCGAGCAGGAGCAGCATGAAGCTTTTCGGCTGCTGCAGCCAACGCAGAAACAGCAGCAGGGCAACACCCAGCACGACCTCCGGAATCATAATCGGAGCGATCAGCAGGGTGTTCAGAAATTCCTTTCCGCGAAATTCGTAGCGGACGAACGCCAGTGCTGCCGGAACGGCAATCGCAGTGGCTAAAACGGAGGTCAGAGAGCCAAGAATCAGGGAATTTTTAAAGGCTCCCAGAATTGAAGGGTTGTGAATCAATTCATTGTACCAGCGGAAGCTGAATCCTTCCATTGGGAAGGAGCCAAACTGCTTAGGATTGAAGGACAGCAGCACAACGGCGACGATGGGGGCGAACATCCAGATGTAAACGAGCAGGGTGTAGAGTTTTATCAGCGACCAGCCGGTGATGAGTTTCTTCATGGTCGGACTCTACCCTCCCAAAGACTTGAAGACCTGGTTAATTCCCAGGTACTTGTTGTAGGCGAAAACAATCAGGCCAACCAGCGCGAGCAGAATCGTACTGATGGCACAGCCGAAGGGCCAGTCGAGGGTAGTGATGATCCGATTGAATACCAGGTTGGCAATCATTTCGTTCCCGGGACCGCCAAGGATCATCGGCGGTAGGTAGGTGCCGCAGGTCAGGACAAAAACCAGGAGGCAGCCTGCGCTGACTCCGGGAAGGCTCAATGGCAGAATAATCTCCTTGAATGCCTGCCACTCGGTGCAGCCAAGGTTTTTTGCCGCTTCGGTCAGGCTTCTATCGATTCCGTCCAGGCTGACATAGATGTTGAGAATCATGAACGGCAGCAGGTATTGCAGCAAGCCCATAAGGACCGCGCCTTCGTTATAGAGCATGGCGAAGGGCGAGGCGATCAGTCCCACCGACATCAGCATGTGGTTGATAAGGCCGGATTCACCAAGGATGTTGATCCAGCTCAGGGTACGGATAATAAAACTGATCCAGAAAGGCAGCATGACAAGAATCATCAGCGCCGGCTTAAGCCTGGATTCGGTTTTATAAAAAAAGTAAGCGGGGATATAGCCCATAAACAAGCAGAGCACCACAGTTTCCAGGGCCACCCGGATTGTTCTGATCAACAAAGAGGGATAGAAAAAATCAGCGAAAAACTTGCTGTAGTTTCCGAACTGGAAGGCGGGGATGTCCTGCCCGATCGGAGAACGCAGCCAGAAGCTATAGACCACCACAAAGCAGACCGGCACCACCAGAATCAAAAAGATGGCGGTAAGAGACGGCGACAAAAGCAGCCAGGGCCTGAGTTTTTTTTGTCTCATGAACTTTTGTCCAATTTTGTTATCCTATAAAAGAAAGCCCTCTTTCAGGGGGTCATGCTGCTCAACAATAAAGTGATACAGGCCGGTCAGGTACGCCATCCCTTCTATCCGAGCGACAAAGCCCTCCAGCG from bacterium harbors:
- a CDS encoding extracellular solute-binding protein is translated as MKDKMKKNLDQMYECYQEGKLSRRDFVKYLGIAGAAVGIVGGPFGLAKNAFARDSITVHSWGGTTSKALRQYAFDPFTKATGTKVIDATFTGMDAFLTQVKASFPPGGEFNIAHLSAVYDYLRYKDLGFNSVLDERKIPNLKNVMPVMIDTLRNITDGKLSAVPYDIGQTGIAYNLDKISKEKAEKLGASLLWDKSLEGRLGTWGGDFRTNMWYAALHTGQSPNNITNVNDVWDALEEQRGLMKKYWASGSELMSLLANGEIDATVAWSGRVAALQQQGHNIGYLAPNNTYSWMEYMYVIKGSDMELAQKLLNFMLEPNAAIAVAKGQNYPPSLDPTKIEMPDEIKKLPAFDPTGTLKGFLFADPVYWNSKQLEWGEKWDRIKAGA
- a CDS encoding ABC transporter permease, yielding MKKLITGWSLIKLYTLLVYIWMFAPIVAVVLLSFNPKQFGSFPMEGFSFRWYNELIHNPSILGAFKNSLILGSLTSVLATAIAVPAALAFVRYEFRGKEFLNTLLIAPIMIPEVVLGVALLLFLRWLQQPKSFMLLLLGHVVLTLPYVMLVVQARMVGIKKEYEEASLSLGASPFQTFLSVTFPLLSPAIFAGMLFSFTISFDDVTATLFWATASQQTVPVKIFGMLRNSISPEINALGTVMIVLTISLPLAAGYLSRRFARGS
- a CDS encoding ABC transporter permease — translated: MRQKKLRPWLLLSPSLTAIFLILVVPVCFVVVYSFWLRSPIGQDIPAFQFGNYSKFFADFFYPSLLIRTIRVALETVVLCLFMGYIPAYFFYKTESRLKPALMILVMLPFWISFIIRTLSWINILGESGLINHMLMSVGLIASPFAMLYNEGAVLMGLLQYLLPFMILNIYVSLDGIDRSLTEAAKNLGCTEWQAFKEIILPLSLPGVSAGCLLVFVLTCGTYLPPMILGGPGNEMIANLVFNRIITTLDWPFGCAISTILLALVGLIVFAYNKYLGINQVFKSLGG